The Chlorobaculum sp. MV4-Y genome contains the following window.
TTGGAATGGCTCGTGCGCACGTGCAGGAAGACACCCTCATCTTCGCCCGAATGGCCATGATCGACATGTTCGAGGTGATCTGTCGAAAGGCTGTTATAGCGCAGGACGTTGCGGTTCTGCACCCGTCCGTCGATGGTCGAGCGGATTTCGATCTCTGCCGAGTAGTTGACCGGCTGGATGGTGTAGCGGATCGCCGCGATATGCGGGTTGTCCATGCTACAGAAGCGCTTGCTCCTGATCCGGGTGATGTCGCCGAGCGTGTCCTGAATCACCATTTCACGTTCCATCACGCCGTGGCGCATGTCGAGATTCTGGCGGTAGCTGAGAACCTTCTGCTCCAGCGGATTGATGAACTCGCCGTTACCGATCCTGAACTCGATGGGCAGCCAGTTGGGTGCGTTGACCATGTCGTTGTTCCAGACGGTCTGGCCGTGCACCTTCGACGGAAGCTTGTTGAACACACCCGCCAGATAGGTGCCGGGGTAGTGATGCGCCGAGGTCATGCCGCCTTCGAATGCGCCACGCACGCCCATGTAGCCATTGCCCGTGGTGGTCAGCGACTCTCTGAGCCGCTCGTCTTTCGGCGACCACGAATCGTAGCGGAGATTCCATCCCTCATGTTCGAGCCCTGTGTCGAACCACTTATCAATCTCCTCGATGGTGATTTCGCCGAGGTCTCTGACTACGATGTCCGCGCCCTGTTCCTTGAGCTTGATGCCTTCGATTTCGCGCGCGATGCCGAGCACCAGCCCGAAATTGCCCTTTGCCCCGGCCTGGACGCCCGAAATGGCGTCTTCGACCACAACGCAGTCGTGCGGTTCGAGGCCGAGGTTGGCCGCCGCGGTGACAAAAATATCGGGATTCGGCTTGCCCTTCAGCTTCAGCTCGATGGAGACCTCGCCGTCAACCCGTGTTTCAAAAAGGTCTTCAAGTTTTGCGAGCCGGAGGATGAGCTGGCAGTTGCGGCTCGACGAGGCGATGCCGATGCGAATGCCGCGGGCCTTGAGCGCCTTTATGAACTCCACCGAAGTTTGGAATACCTCGGGACCTTCCTTGATGAGGATTTCGGTGAAGAGGCTGTTCTTGCGGTTGCCGAGTCCGCAGACGGTCTCCTTTTCGGGAATGTCGTCGAGTTCGCCGTACGGAATTTCAATATCTCTTGACGCGAGGAAGCTCTTGACCCCCTCCATTCGCGGTTTGCCGTCCACATATTTCAGATAGTCGTGCACCGGATCGAAAGGGACATAAGGCTCATTGTTGACCTCGGCGTAATTCTGCAAAAAGGAGTTGAACATCGCTTCCCAGGCAAGGCTGTGGATTTTGGCCGTGCCGGTGATGACTCCATCGAGATCGAAAATGACGCCTTTGAAATTCATACTCATTCCATGAAAACAGTTAGAGGATTATCGGTGAAAATGCCGTTCAGAGCGAGAGCAATCCGAGGATGGTCAAAAGGATGTCAGGGTAGGGCACCATATAGCTTTTCGGGCAGATTTCCCTGACGCGCCGCATCAGCTTTTCATCCCTGGTGACAAAGATAGCCCAGACATCGTCGTACATCTCCATCGCCTTTTTCAGCATCGGGATGTCCGAAGAGGTGTCGCCGCAGACCAGTACCGGCTCGCCTGCATGGTCGATATTGAGCTTGTGGCAGATGAACTCAAGGCCGTCGCCCTTGTCGAAATCACGGATCAGGCCCGTTTTGGGATCGACGTCGATGGTCAGGATGATTTCGATGTCGAGGCCGGTATCCTCGATCCGGAAGTTCTTGCCCTCCGGATCGATGTCGCGCACGATGCCCTTGACCTTTTCGAGGAATGCCGCTGACTCGGCTTCGTTGACCGAGCGGGTGATGTCTTGCCGGGCGATGGTGGTTTGCCCGAACTTGATCTGCAAGGCCGAGCCGATGAAATTGAACTTCTCGAACGACGGATCGAGCAGCAACTGCTGCATCCGTTCGTTGAGCAGCCGGATCATCTCCTGCTTGCCGGGTTCGATGGGAAAGCTGTGGAACTGGCCGTCGATGTCGATGAACTCGCGCCCCTTGGAGCCGGCATAGATGAAGATGTGCTCCGGGTTGATCGAGACGTTCAGGATGCCGAAATCCTTGAGTGGAGCCGAAGTGATAATCATCGGATAGCGGCAGCAGTTTTTGGAGAAACGCGACAAAAAGACCGAGTTGTAGATCGGCTGGATCGAGGAGCGGTAGCGTCCGCAATAGTTGTTGGTGGTGCCGTCGCGGTCGGTGATAAAGGCGCTGAACGATTTTCCCCGCAGCATCTCAACCCCTTCGGTGACGTAGTCGGTGAAGCCGGGAATGAACTTCGCCAGGTACTCGATGAAGCGGTCTTCGCCGTATTCGAGGTAGTAGATGTCTTTCTGAAGCTCGCGGATTTCGTAGGTCAGGTCAACCTCGATCTGCTTCATGCCATCGAGGCGAAGCAGTCGCTGGCCTGTATAGTCGTCGATGTAGATGGTTTCGAGGGAGTAGAGGGCGTTTTTCAGAGATTCGAGACATCCTTTGCCGACGACTCTCTGTTTCATGATGTTTCTGACGATCGGCTCTCTCAGGTCTCTCGTTTCGGCCTTGAGCCGGTACAGTTCCTTGAGCGTCCTGATATCCTGCAACGTGATGGGGAAGTTACAGGTACGGAGACTTCTTTCATTGACAATGGTGGTATGCATGAGAAGCCGGCTGAAGGAGAATGGTGCTGAGTTTGAACGTAAATTTACAAAAAAAGTAACAGTAATCCAGTATAAACAAAGATGATGTATCGTTCAGTTT
Protein-coding sequences here:
- a CDS encoding trehalose 6-phosphate synthase, which produces MHTTIVNERSLRTCNFPITLQDIRTLKELYRLKAETRDLREPIVRNIMKQRVVGKGCLESLKNALYSLETIYIDDYTGQRLLRLDGMKQIEVDLTYEIRELQKDIYYLEYGEDRFIEYLAKFIPGFTDYVTEGVEMLRGKSFSAFITDRDGTTNNYCGRYRSSIQPIYNSVFLSRFSKNCCRYPMIITSAPLKDFGILNVSINPEHIFIYAGSKGREFIDIDGQFHSFPIEPGKQEMIRLLNERMQQLLLDPSFEKFNFIGSALQIKFGQTTIARQDITRSVNEAESAAFLEKVKGIVRDIDPEGKNFRIEDTGLDIEIILTIDVDPKTGLIRDFDKGDGLEFICHKLNIDHAGEPVLVCGDTSSDIPMLKKAMEMYDDVWAIFVTRDEKLMRRVREICPKSYMVPYPDILLTILGLLSL